The following coding sequences lie in one Anguilla rostrata isolate EN2019 chromosome 8, ASM1855537v3, whole genome shotgun sequence genomic window:
- the LOC135260868 gene encoding E3 ubiquitin-protein ligase RNF152-like gives METLSQDSPLECQICFNRYSPRHRPKVLDCQHTCCSVCLTQMGAGQREVRCPWCRAVTRLPAGQPVSHLPDDPDAIAFIAMQRTQHTPVFIRLSSNGCYTLPLTGGDERGGPTVGSTNERQKGVAMVALPMVERERGRRGATWSGVCTVLLVAFILLFLLIIILHNMSCVSKRFTVISCG, from the coding sequence ATGGAGACACTCTCACAAGACTCCCCTTTGGAATGCCAGATATGTTTCAACCGCTACAGCCCGCGACATCGGCCCAAGGTGCTGGACTGCCAGCACACCTGCTGCTCCGTGTGCCTGACCCAAATGGGGGCGGGGCAACGGGAAGTGCGGTGTCCCTGGTGTCGCGCCGTCACTAGGTTGCCAGCCGGCCAACCTGTGTCCCATCTCCCGGACGACCCGGACGCTATTGCCTTCATCGCCATGCAACGCACGCAGCACACACCAGTCTTCATCCGGTTGTCTAGCAATGGTTGCTACACGCTGCCCCTGACAGGTGGGGACGAACGGGGAGGGCCTACAGTGGGGAGTACGAACGAGCGCCAGAAAGGTGTGGCCATGGTGGCGCTGCCCATGgtggagcgggagagagggaggcgagGGGCCACCTGGTCTGGGGTCTGCACTGTGCTCCTGGTGgccttcatcctcctcttcctcctcatcatcatcctgCACAACATGTCCTGTGTCTCTAAGCGTTTCACAGTCATCTCCTGTGGCTGA
- the LOC135260869 gene encoding bucky ball-like encodes MEDTSIPPHSTGNGQPHQNPVNHTRPFFYVHPPNQQFYYHHWQFTNPYGHYGAIPGTGVPFGRPYVAPYPYMTCPGYIMPHAPMRPMDYRRMFNPNTSPGTACDVRFHPQARACRETTTSETQTEARDAVSKLMVRLGGLRASEEASEENEQDSGVVSQTSDMFLHSGQGPSREEQREDPEAEATMGGELSPPAATPCGLSSATRRVAGSSPGHVEEVIRQGVWSVGVDDGVLPLDSSSQYEESEGEPMPDESVSFPAPEKQHPATDWSNCPKSDHEENKGNGTAGIQPVCKPGGPQACGEVTPERLPSTHPAKDLEPRGDVPSPEKAGVTGVQEEPVLNTDNLPYRILRLPCDEVTTAGALPRDGPLWPGDATPCAAAALPRPGYLPSLGDGFLYSYYPPVAPERQSVLSPSLDELSSRDDMFSTDLEDVESVSGTAYVGEGMSAQAAAGASDPGDEDEGGRWEEEERPARETRLCVACGSCLNGDSRRGKSMGMGTWAYPQNDKEVVEEDEVGDGDCDGYDDEDDLPKDACESWEVPVRKLHCPVRHTQSSCVPWQKLKNAYSCEPLDPSGLEEQEQSYPRGPPCCEGYKAPTKPDKCKGPNLNGTQSRPRSDKPQGGDRVATGQENWESCGIKPRQKFWKPYPSSRGRVRPTRRRGGYKTFVPQRFRRDYNDEDEEEEELTRFQRGRGSTKRRGARY; translated from the exons ATGGAAG ACACGAGCATTCCTCCTCACTCTACGGGAAATGGGCAACCACACCAAAATCCAGTTAATCACACAAGGCCATTTTTCTACGTTCATCCACCTAATCAGCAGTTTTACTACCACCACTGGCAATTTACTAACCCGTATGGGCACTATGGCGCCATTCCGGGAACAG gtgttccttttGGGCGGCCATACGTTGCTCCCTATCCTTACATGACATGTCCTGGCTACATCATGCCGCACGCTCCGATGCGGCCCATGGATTACAGGAGAATGTTTAACCCAAACACGTCGCCTGGCACGGCCTGCGATGTTCGCTTCCACCCGCAGGCCCGCGCGTGTCGGGAGACGACGACCTCGGAGACGCAGACCGAGGCCAGGGACGCCGTGAGCAAGCTGATGGTGCGGCTGGGCGGGCTCCGGGCGAGCGAGGAGGCCTCGGAGGAGAACGAGCAAGATTCCGGGGTGGTGTCCCAGACCTCCGACATGTTCCTGCATTCCGGGCAGGGCCCGTCCCGCGAGGAACAGAGGGAGGACCCCGAGGCGGAAGCCACGATGGGGGGCGAGCTGTCACCCCCGGCCGCCACACCATGCGGACTGTCGTCCGCGACCCGGCGTGTTGCGGGTTCGAGCCCGGGCCATGTGGAGGAGGTGATCCGGCAGGGGGTCTGGTCTGTGGGGGTTGATGATGGGGTCCTACCTCTCGACAGCTCCTCCCAATATGAGGAGAGCGAAGGGGAGCCAATGCCGGATGAGTCCGTTAGTTTCCCCGCCCCCGAGAAGCAGCACCCAGCCACAGACTGGTCCAACTGTCCCAAGAGCGACCAtgaagaaaacaaaggaaatggtACAGCTGGAATCCAGCCTGTTTGCAAACCAGGAGGCCCACAGGCCTGTGGGGAAGTGACACCAGAAAGGCTGCCATCAACCCACCCGGCCAAAGATTTGGAGCCAAGAGGGGACGTTCCCTCACCTGAGAAGGCAGGTGTGACAGGCGTTCAGGAAGAGCCCGTCCTGAACACAGACAACCTGCCGTACCGGATCCTGCGTCTGCCGTGCGATGAGGTGACGACGGCGGGAGCGCTTCCGAGGGACGGCCCCCTGTGGCCTGGAGACGCCACGCCCTGCGCAGCCGCTGCCCTCCCTCGGCCCGGTTACCTGCCATCGCTCGGAGACGGCTTCCTCTACAGCTACTACCCCCCTGTGGCTCCAGAGCGACAGAGCGTCCTCAGCCCCTCCCTGGACGAGCTGTCCTCCAGGGACGACATGTTCTCCACGGACCTCGAGGACGTGGAGTCCGTCTCGGGGACAGCCTACGTCGGTGAGGGGATGTCTGCCCAGGCGGCTGCGGGGGCTTCGGACCCCGGGGACGAAGACGAGGGGGGCCggtgggaggaagaggaacgCCCCGCTCGTGAAACGAGGCTGTGTGTTGCTTGCGGGTCGTGCCTGAATGGAGACTCCAGGAGGGGCAAATCCATGGGGATGGGAACATGGGCCTATCCACAAAATGACAAAGAAGTGGTTGAAGAAGACGAGGTAGGTGACGGAGACTGCGATGGTTACGACGATGAAGATGACTTGCCGAAAGACGCTTGTGAGAGCTGGGAGGTGCCCGTCAGGAAGCTGCATTGTCCTGTAAGGCACACGCAGTCCTCTTGCGTCCCCTGGCAGAAGCTAAAAAATGCCTACAGCTGTGAGCCATTGGACCCGAGCGgtctggaggagcaggagcagagctaCCCCAGAGGGCCACCGTGCTGTGAAGGGTACAAGGCTCCCACTAAACCAGACAAGTGCAAAGGGCCGAATCTGAACGGTACTCAGTCCAGGCCTCGCTCAG acaaaccacagggaggggacagagtTGCCACAGGCCAGGAAAATTGGGAGAGTTGTGGCATCAAACCAAGACAAAAGTTCTGGAAACCATATCCCTCATCAAGAGGGCGAG TGAGGCCCACGCGCAGACGGGGGGGCTACAAGACATTCGTGCCTCAGAGGTTCAGGAGGGACTACAAtgacgaggacgaggaggaggaggaattaACGCGCTTCCAGAGGGGCAGAG GGTCCACTAAAAGAAGAGGCGCAAGATACTAA